A section of the Pseudomonas flavescens genome encodes:
- a CDS encoding YajQ family cyclic di-GMP-binding protein gives MPSFDVVSELDKHELTNALDNAAKELERRFDLRGKCSFEVKDKAVTLTAEADFMLEQMLEIIRSCLIKRKIDGQCMETKDAYASGKVVKQEVEFREGIDKELAKKIVAHIKDAKLKVQAAIQGEQVRVTGKKRDDLQDCIASLRGKNFEMPLQYNNFRD, from the coding sequence ATGCCCTCGTTCGACGTGGTGTCGGAGCTGGATAAACACGAACTCACCAACGCCCTGGATAACGCGGCCAAGGAGCTGGAGCGGCGCTTCGATCTGCGCGGCAAATGCAGTTTCGAGGTCAAGGACAAGGCGGTCACGTTGACTGCCGAAGCCGATTTCATGCTCGAGCAGATGCTCGAAATCATTCGTTCCTGCCTGATCAAGCGCAAGATCGATGGTCAGTGCATGGAAACCAAGGATGCCTATGCATCCGGCAAGGTGGTCAAGCAGGAGGTCGAGTTCCGCGAAGGCATCGACAAGGAGCTGGCGAAGAAGATCGTCGCGCACATCAAGGACGCCAAGCTCAAGGTGCAGGCCGCCATTCAGGGCGAGCAGGTGCGGGTAACCGGCAAGAAGCGCGATGACCTGCAGGACTGCATCGCCTCCCTGCGCGGCAAGAATTTCGAGATGCCTCTGCAGTACAACAACTTCCGCGACTGA
- a CDS encoding AmpG family muropeptide MFS transporter produces the protein MHRKSWRDAIAAYSSPSTLVLLLLGFAAGLPYMLVFSTLSVWLREAGVARETIGFASLIGLAYAFKWVWSPLLDQWRLPLLGKLGRRRSWLVLSQILIAIGLAGMALCDPHTHLTWLIALAVLVAFASATQDIAVDAYRLEIVDDTRQAALAASYMAGYRVAALLATAGALYVAEGLGSTTLLYQHAAWAGTYLLFALLMLPGLLTSLWMKEPDVSLKTQLAAAKYGFSHQIASVLVLIVLLVSVPAMFTQLYNTDFPSLITGEATLLDLLLEDRAFLRAILYTILTCLCLSTFGRRGLAPVLTPVNDFILRYRWQALLLLGLIATYRMSDTVMGVMANVFYIDQGFTKDQIASVSKLFGLIMTLVGAGAGGLLIVRFGIMPILFIGGVASAATNLLFLMLAGMGADLQMLIFTISADNFSSGLATAAFVAYLSSLTNLKFSATQYALLSSIMLLLPRLIGGYSGVLVEKYGYADFFLITALMGVPTLILILVQWHRHGGRPMAPSSEPEKPEA, from the coding sequence ATGCATCGTAAAAGCTGGCGCGACGCGATCGCCGCCTATTCCAGTCCTTCGACACTGGTTCTCCTGCTGCTCGGGTTCGCCGCTGGCCTGCCTTACATGCTGGTGTTCTCGACACTTTCCGTGTGGTTGCGCGAAGCAGGCGTGGCGCGGGAAACCATCGGTTTCGCCAGCCTGATCGGCCTGGCCTATGCATTCAAATGGGTGTGGTCGCCATTGCTCGACCAATGGCGCCTGCCACTGCTCGGCAAGTTGGGCAGGCGCCGCTCCTGGCTGGTGCTGTCGCAAATTCTGATCGCCATCGGCCTCGCGGGTATGGCGCTGTGCGATCCGCATACCCACCTGACCTGGCTGATCGCCCTGGCGGTGCTGGTGGCCTTCGCTTCGGCGACCCAGGACATCGCCGTCGATGCCTACCGCCTGGAGATCGTCGACGACACCCGCCAGGCCGCTCTGGCTGCCAGCTACATGGCCGGTTACCGGGTCGCGGCGCTGCTGGCCACCGCCGGCGCGCTTTACGTGGCCGAAGGGCTGGGCTCCACCACCCTGCTTTACCAGCACGCTGCCTGGGCCGGGACCTATCTGCTGTTCGCCCTGCTGATGCTGCCGGGCCTGCTCACCAGCCTGTGGATGAAGGAGCCCGACGTCTCCCTGAAGACCCAGCTGGCAGCCGCCAAGTACGGATTCAGCCACCAGATCGCATCGGTGCTGGTGCTGATCGTTCTGCTGGTCTCGGTACCGGCCATGTTCACCCAGTTGTACAACACCGACTTCCCCAGCCTGATCACCGGTGAAGCCACCCTGCTGGATCTGCTGCTCGAGGACCGTGCCTTCCTGCGCGCCATCCTCTACACCATCCTCACCTGCCTGTGCCTGTCGACCTTCGGCCGCCGCGGCCTGGCTCCCGTGCTGACTCCGGTCAACGACTTCATCCTGCGCTACCGCTGGCAGGCCTTGCTGCTGCTCGGGTTGATCGCCACCTATCGCATGTCCGACACGGTGATGGGCGTAATGGCCAACGTGTTCTACATCGACCAGGGTTTCACCAAGGATCAGATCGCCAGCGTCAGCAAGCTGTTCGGCTTGATCATGACCCTGGTCGGTGCCGGTGCCGGCGGCCTGCTGATCGTGCGCTTCGGCATCATGCCGATCCTCTTCATCGGCGGCGTGGCTTCGGCGGCGACCAACCTGCTGTTCCTGATGCTGGCCGGCATGGGCGCGGATCTGCAGATGCTGATCTTCACCATCTCCGCCGACAACTTCAGCTCGGGGCTGGCCACTGCCGCCTTCGTCGCCTACCTGTCGAGCCTCACCAACCTGAAGTTCTCGGCCACCCAGTACGCCCTGCTCAGCTCGATCATGCTGCTGCTGCCACGCCTGATCGGTGGCTACTCGGGCGTGCTGGTGGAAAAGTACGGCTATGCCGACTTCTTCCTGATCACCGCGCTGATGGGCGTTCCGACCCTGATCCTGATCCTGGTCCAGTGGCACCGCCATGGCGGCCGGCCGATGGCGCCGAGCAGCGAACCCGAGAAGCCCGAAGCCTGA
- a CDS encoding mechanosensitive ion channel family protein — MDMSVDQLVVMSQAWIPVLLQYSGKLTLAIFTLLIGWWLISKLTNKFSALMDGRKVDRALSSFIGSLASIILKVLLIISVASMIGVETTSFIAVIGAAGLAIGLALQGSLANFAGGVLIMLFRPFKAGDFIEAQGVSGSVDYIQIFHTVLRTGDNKVVIVPNGTLSNGIITNHSRQTTRQVLYDVKLDYDADLSKARDVLLALSKDARVHQDPAPVVVVSSLGETSINLSLRMWTSAGDYWPVIFMLNESVRDRLRAEGVELAQPPRMVQVQQQGRAG, encoded by the coding sequence ATGGATATGAGCGTCGACCAGTTGGTCGTCATGTCGCAGGCCTGGATCCCGGTGTTGCTGCAGTACAGTGGCAAGCTGACCCTGGCCATCTTCACCTTGCTGATTGGCTGGTGGCTGATCAGCAAACTCACCAACAAGTTCAGCGCATTGATGGACGGCCGCAAGGTCGACCGTGCCCTGAGCAGCTTCATCGGCAGCCTGGCCAGCATCATCCTGAAAGTGCTGTTGATCATCAGCGTCGCTTCGATGATCGGTGTGGAAACCACCTCGTTCATCGCCGTGATCGGTGCTGCCGGTCTGGCCATCGGCCTGGCGCTGCAGGGCAGCCTGGCGAACTTCGCCGGCGGTGTGTTGATCATGCTGTTCCGACCGTTCAAGGCCGGTGACTTCATCGAGGCTCAGGGTGTTTCCGGTTCCGTCGATTACATCCAGATCTTCCACACCGTGTTGCGTACCGGCGACAACAAGGTGGTGATAGTGCCCAACGGCACGCTGTCCAACGGCATCATCACCAACCACTCACGGCAGACGACCCGCCAGGTGCTGTACGACGTGAAGCTCGATTATGACGCTGACCTGTCGAAGGCCCGAGACGTGTTGCTGGCGCTGTCCAAGGACGCGCGGGTGCATCAGGATCCGGCACCGGTCGTGGTGGTGTCCAGCCTGGGCGAGACCTCGATCAACCTGTCGCTGCGCATGTGGACCTCGGCCGGCGACTACTGGCCGGTGATCTTCATGCTCAATGAAAGCGTGCGTGATCGCCTGCGTGCCGAGGGTGTCGAACTGGCGCAGCCACCACGCATGGTGCAGGTGCAGCAGCAGGGCAGGGCGGGTTGA